ATTTTAACTGGCGGGGGTGGCGCCCTGTAAAACCCCCTTAATAGCCCGTTGATGTAGCAAAGCCGCCTATATAAACGACAGGCATTGTATGCAGCTGAGCCATAACAACCCAAGCATAATTGCAAGAGCGAACATGATGAATGCCCACGCCAACCTAGCTCTGGCCGCTTTGGCATTCCCAGCCCACATGCCCAACTCTAAATTCTCCCACATCCGATCACGATGCACCCGACGCCCACCCCTTCCACTCTCAATGGCGGCACATCCACCAATCCGAAGTAACCCAACGCAGATCACAATGAGCACCACCGGCAGTGCCAGTGCCGGCGGGGAGCAAGCCGGCATCTCCGGCACGGACCGCTTCCGCATGATAGACTTCCATCACGTCGAGTTTTGGTGTGCCGATGCCGCCTCCGCTGCCGGACGCTTCTCCTTCGGGCTCGGCGTGCCACTCGCCGCAGAGTCCGGCCTCTCCACGGGGAACACCGCGCACGCCTCCCACCTACTCCACTCGCGCTCGGGCTCTCTCGCGTTCCTCTTCAGCGCCCCATACGCACAGGGCGACGCGGTCACCGCGTCCGTGCCCTCCTTCGACGCCGACACCGCACGCCGCTTTACCGCAGACCACGGCCTTGCGGTGCGCGCCGTGGCCGTCCGTGTCCCCGACGCCGCCGCGGCCTTCCGCACGAGCGTCGATGCTGGAGCGCGCCCGTCCTTTGCCCCTGCTGAGCTCGGACACGGCTTCCAGCTCGCGGAGGTCCAGCTCTACGGAGACGCCGTTCTCCGCTTCGTGAGCTACCCAGACGAGACGGCCATACCCTTCTTGCCGAGGTTCGAGAGCATCCCCAGCTCCGGGGCTACACCGGACTACGGGCTCACACGGTTCGACCACATCGTCGGCGACGTCCCTCACCTGGCTCCGGTCGCTGCATACATAGCCGGGTTCACAGGGTTCCACGAGTTCTCTCGCTTCACTGGAGACCAGGTGGGCACGGCCGAGAGCTCCCTCAACGTCGTGGTGCTCGCCAACAATTCAGAGAATGTACTGCTCACCGTCGTCGAGCCAGTGCACGGCACCAAGCGCCGGAGCCAGGTACAGACATACCTGGACCACCACggcggctcaggcgtgcagcacctggCCATGGCCAGCGACGACGTGCTCGGCACGTTGAGGAAGATCCGTGCACGGTCCACCATGGGCGGCTTTGAGCTTCTGCCACCGCCACCAGCCAGCTACTATGACGATGTAAGGCGGCACGCCGGGGACGTGCTGTCAGAAGCACAGATTAAGGAGTGCCAGGAGCTAGGCGTACGGGTGGACAAGGATGACCATGGAGGTGTTGTGCTCCAAATATTCACAAAGGCGGCGGGCGACAGGTGAGATGGCCTAGCAAGCTAATTCTTCCACTGACGTCAAATGTCATGTATATATTGTGTGTATATTCTAACTTCTATATTGTGTGTTTATTCGCATGTAGTTCTAGCTTATAATTCATGGCTCGAAAAATATCTTGTATTGTGTGCAGGCCAACCTTGCTGTTGGAGTTTATCCAAAGGATCGGATGCATGGAGAAGGACGAGAACGGGCAGGAATACCAGAGGGGTGGCTGCGGTGGATTTGGCCAAGGTAACGTCACTGAGCTGTTCAAGTCCATTGAGGACTATGAAAAGTCTCTTGACGCTTCTGCACGCCTGGCCGCCTAATCAGAACACAATGGTTCAACACTCACGGCTTCACTTTTTTTTTTCGATGGACAACATAAGGGGCTCTCACAAACCTTTGTTGGTAATCAAGTCCGATCAGATCTTTGTATTGGTAATCAAGTCCATGCAGGTGTTTGAGCGATGATGTCATTGCTCATGTCTAGCTGCAGCGTCTTTATTGAATAAAGTAGTGTTTCATTCTTGTAAAAGTTTTCACGGAGAATTGTATGTGAGAGATCTCACTGTAATTCTTAGTTCCAAGAGTTATTTTATAGTTTCTCGGATGTTTGATTCAAggcactagtcatcaacccgtgcacctGCACAGGCTAGGGATTGCTAGATGACTATATGGTGCTATCTGATATATATGATAAAAATTAACCTTCCAAGGGCATCTCCAACTATGACCCACAAATTCCTCCGGTATACGTCCATTTTTATGCCCGGGCGTGGTCCGCGGACAAGATACGGGAGGAAGCCATCCAACGCTAATTAAAAAGTATCCGATTAAGAGGAGAAAATGTAGATGAGGACCAAGCATGTGGTGGGATATTTGTGGTTTAGTGTCTGATTGGGAGGAGAGAAAGAGAAGAGGGGGACCATGCATGTGCggttgggaggagagagagagagagagagagaggaacatgCATGTCATTGGTCAAGTGCATGTTTGGACTCCAGCAAAAAAACCCACGTTTGTCTCCAAAATACCGGAATTTGGACATCCGGACAGCTTCGCGGACTGATACAGATCCCCATTGGAATAGTGAACAAATGTGTCTGGTCAGATATATACCAGTGTTTTGCGGGTGCCCTAACATAACAATAAAAATGAAAGTTATATATATTTCTCGTCATCATTAATATCATATAAGTCTATGTTTCCAAAAAGGACAGACAAATGTTATACATAACTAACTATAAAATTACTATTTAGAAAAAATGGGAATGCgaataataaatttctatgaagaTTTGAAACTACGACCATTATATCAGTTAGAAATCCAAATTTTCATTTATCCATAAGGTTTTACTTCTTGGGGACTTTACTTTTTAGTTTTACAACATGTACAATCATGTTCATATTTGCAAGGAAGAGTGGTTTTGTTAATAAAAACAAAATATGTGACCCGGGTAAGCAGGGATAAAGGTAATAAATATAAATGAAATGAGACTTACAACTAAAGTATACACTGCTATTAGGAAATCAACATAGATAAAGTATctttatacactagtagaaaacagggcattggtTTTTGCGAGATCAGAGCAACAATCCCGGTCATGTtaggaaccaggactaatgggagcATTAGTCCCAATTCCAGCGGCCAGGACGCCGGCCAAGCCTCAGCAGGCACTAGTCCCGGTTCAGCTGGGACCTTCAGTCCCGGGTCCAGCCACCAACCGGGTCTAAAGCACCTCGCTCCTGGggcaacccctttagtcccggttggagtctcctccaaccgggactaaaggtcagacttcagtcccggttctagacaccaaccgggactaaaaagaTGCCTATATATATGCTCGTCCTTGGCCGCTCACTACTCTGTTTTTTGGCCAGCAGGCGTGTGGGAGGTGTGTGCTACTCTGCTCTcatctcctatgcacatgaggcgtTCGTTGAAATGCCCGAGACATAGTTAACCTttatcctctccaagctcgacctccaagctacaTTTTCCCCAAAATTGTTTAGGTTTGGTGGTGCACCAACTATCCAAGTGTTCTAAAAGGTTAGAAACTtcatcctttcatctctcatttctAGTTTAGCTCCTTTCAAATGCTCTAGAAGTAGAGTGGTTTGTGGGTTTTAGTGGAGGTGTGTATGTGCGAGTTCAGTTGATTTAGATGcacaatttgagctcaaattaacttcttagAGTTTGCACATGTGTAGGCTGTCGTCCCATccccgtccccgtcctcaccgccgtcgatcgcccgcgccgatctcgtcgccggcaccaccgtggtgagcctctcttgttcttatcttctttttaaaACAAACAAAAttattacttgtatgatttagatagctacttgtatgatttttttacttttattaatgtttgttattatatagtgtcatggttttggtatccgccctcgtCTGCTCTCGTccggtctatgattcggatgtggtatattatcttttataactatttgtttcatttagtgttaGGACAATTATGCCGACAAACTTTACATAGATgcctttatctaggaggtatgtgaaccggaaattccaaccgaccatcttgtcgagaggttaaatttagttgaaaaagaaaacaaatatttgaaagaaaaattgaaaagagtggaagaagagaagatgaaatcgGAGTTTcaagttgccgatgtcgtcgatgatcaaagATCCAGatagatgcaatgcgcttgaagattagaaagattagaaaatatgccatggaTAACgagacttggtatcattatgttgttggatcaattgttaccttagttgtgattttcatcgcatttgttgttgcatttaatttTTTTACGTAGTTGTATGTTAGTTTTAATGTATGTTTTAGTTAAATGCTCTGGAGAGATGTACATTGTTCTATGAaaactatgtatgaactttatgtatttattttttcagtaatgacatttgatcactactgtactttggttttaatgtgatgatgaacctatATTAATTTTGTCATTTCTCTATTCATGATGTACTAGAATGGTTTTTGATATACTTAGTTATATAATGCATGCAAATAAACCGACAACGGATGTACGGGGACCGACACACCTCCAACTACATTACAGGCGCCTGTTCCGGATCCAGATTTTAGTCTGTTTATTTGGAAACGTAAGGgagatgatgctgatgacgatACTTCTGGCAAGGAGAAGGACGACGAGATGGATACCTCGGAGCAAACAAGCCCCTCTTCCAATCAGGCACCATCCAGCTCTACAGTTACTAACGATGTTCATATGTTAAATGTTCATGGACATggcctccactagtagaaaacagggttttGGTCCAAGCTCAATGTACAGattagtcccggttgcattacgaaccgggactaatgtgagaattagtcccggttcgagcggctagggcGTCGAGAAGGCATTAgccccggttcaaatgggacctttagtcccggtttgagacacgaaccgggactaaagggtgcaatgccctttagtcccagttcgtgtctcaaaccgggactaaagtgattctgaaatttgtttttttcttccattttttttgttttttgtttctgttttaagttgcttatatcttttagaataTTTGatgttttttagtgattctttttgcattacattcaaattttgtctagtttctgtttgtgccattaatTTTCAA
The nucleotide sequence above comes from Triticum dicoccoides isolate Atlit2015 ecotype Zavitan unplaced genomic scaffold, WEW_v2.0 scaffold169732, whole genome shotgun sequence. Encoded proteins:
- the LOC119344469 gene encoding 4-hydroxyphenylpyruvate dioxygenase-like; protein product: MMNAHANLALAALAFPAHMPNSKFSHIRSRCTRRPPLPLSMAAHPPIRSNPTQITMSTTGSASAGGEQAGISGTDRFRMIDFHHVEFWCADAASAAGRFSFGLGVPLAAESGLSTGNTAHASHLLHSRSGSLAFLFSAPYAQGDAVTASVPSFDADTARRFTADHGLAVRAVAVRVPDAAAAFRTSVDAGARPSFAPAELGHGFQLAEVQLYGDAVLRFVSYPDETAIPFLPRFESIPSSGATPDYGLTRFDHIVGDVPHLAPVAAYIAGFTGFHEFSRFTGDQVGTAESSLNVVVLANNSENVLLTVVEPVHGTKRRSQVQTYLDHHGGSGVQHLAMASDDVLGTLRKIRARSTMGGFELLPPPPASYYDDVRRHAGDVLSEAQIKECQELGVRVDKDDHGGVVLQIFTKAAGDRPTLLLEFIQRIGCMEKDENGQEYQRGGCGGFGQGNVTELFKSIEDYEKSLDASARLAA